A section of the Methanosarcina mazei S-6 genome encodes:
- a CDS encoding 30S ribosomal protein S8: MVLLDPLANALSTIKNAEAIGKSSCIVRPASKNIGNVLKVMQDLGYIGDFEFIDDGKAGIYSVTLVGRINKCGAIKPRYSVGTGSFERWEKQFLPAKNFGALILTTSSGVMSQYEARDKKIGGQLLAYVY, encoded by the coding sequence ATGGTATTACTTGATCCTCTTGCAAACGCCCTTTCCACTATTAAAAATGCTGAAGCCATTGGGAAGAGCTCCTGTATTGTCAGGCCTGCTTCAAAGAATATCGGCAACGTCCTGAAGGTTATGCAGGATCTCGGCTACATTGGAGATTTCGAGTTTATCGATGATGGAAAAGCCGGAATCTACAGCGTTACCCTTGTGGGAAGAATTAACAAGTGCGGTGCAATCAAGCCGCGGTATTCAGTGGGAACTGGCAGCTTTGAACGCTGGGAAAAGCAGTTTCTGCCAGCAAAGAACTTTGGTGCCCTTATCTTAACCACTTCTAGCGGTGTTATGTCTCAGTATGAGGCCCGCGATAAGAAGATCGGTGGGCAGCTTCTTGCTTATGTATACTGA
- a CDS encoding 50S ribosomal protein L23: protein MSSINYPFVTEKAMMLLDENKLQFIVDTRSNKKQIVEDVEKLYGFKVKAVRTMTTMKGTKKAVLAFEEPEAAHEIATRIGLM, encoded by the coding sequence ATGAGTTCTATCAATTATCCATTTGTTACTGAAAAAGCGATGATGCTGCTTGACGAAAACAAGCTCCAGTTCATCGTTGACACCAGGTCAAACAAAAAGCAGATCGTAGAAGATGTTGAGAAGCTGTACGGGTTCAAAGTAAAAGCCGTGCGGACCATGACCACAATGAAGGGTACAAAAAAAGCAGTCCTTGCCTTTGAAGAACCTGAAGCGGCACATGAGATTGCAACCCGAATAGGACTTATGTGA
- the rpmC gene encoding 50S ribosomal protein L29: MAILRTSEIRTMTIEERADELENLKNELVRERALTSAGGAPDNPGRIGEIRRTIARIKTIQHELNEI; encoded by the coding sequence ATGGCAATTCTCAGGACCAGCGAAATCCGGACCATGACAATTGAAGAACGGGCAGATGAACTCGAAAACCTGAAAAACGAACTGGTCAGGGAAAGAGCTCTTACCTCAGCTGGTGGAGCTCCGGACAACCCTGGCAGGATCGGAGAAATCAGGAGAACGATTGCCCGTATAAAGACAATTCAGCACGAGCTAAATGAGATCTAA
- a CDS encoding 30S ribosomal protein S17 has translation MARDIGLNIPAPSEECDDAYCPFHGTLPVRGQILVGTVVSSKMDNTVVIERQYMKMVSKYQRYEKRRSKIHAHNPACISAKVGDIVTIVECRPISKTKSFVVVKAEVPK, from the coding sequence ATGGCAAGAGATATTGGATTAAATATACCGGCGCCATCAGAGGAATGTGACGATGCATACTGTCCCTTCCACGGAACACTTCCGGTAAGAGGACAGATCCTTGTGGGTACCGTTGTCAGCAGTAAAATGGACAACACGGTAGTCATCGAAAGGCAATACATGAAGATGGTGTCGAAATATCAGAGATATGAAAAGAGACGCTCGAAGATTCATGCACATAACCCGGCCTGCATTTCCGCAAAAGTAGGTGACATCGTCACTATTGTAGAATGCAGACCTATAAGCAAGACCAAATCCTTTGTTGTCGTCAAAGCAGAGGTGCCGAAATGA
- a CDS encoding 30S ribosomal protein S4e — MTHQKRLSVPKSWKVGRKGNKWISTTRPGPHSQARSLPLGLIIRDVLKLVDNNREGKRILSEGKVLVDGISRKDLRFPVGLFDVITLPLVNEAYRMLQDEKGRLVLYKLNETNVNKLCRINNKTTVKGGKIQLNLNDGTNILGSNDYGTKDSLILSIPDKQVVKHLKFEVGNLAMVIGGQHSGETGKIMEIREVKSSRHNTVMISGETDFETIEDYVIVIGEDKPEIRLGGEISE, encoded by the coding sequence GTGACACACCAGAAAAGATTATCAGTTCCTAAGAGCTGGAAGGTTGGGAGAAAAGGTAACAAGTGGATCTCCACTACCCGCCCGGGGCCTCACAGCCAGGCACGCAGTCTTCCGCTCGGACTCATAATCCGGGACGTTCTCAAACTTGTTGACAACAACAGAGAAGGTAAAAGGATTCTCTCCGAAGGAAAAGTCCTTGTTGACGGAATTTCCAGGAAAGATCTCAGGTTCCCGGTAGGACTCTTTGATGTAATTACACTTCCACTCGTAAATGAAGCATACAGGATGCTCCAGGATGAAAAGGGACGTCTTGTCCTCTACAAGCTCAATGAAACCAATGTAAACAAGCTGTGCAGGATCAACAATAAGACAACCGTTAAAGGAGGAAAAATACAGCTTAACCTCAATGACGGAACCAACATCCTCGGCTCCAACGATTACGGGACAAAAGATTCCCTTATCCTTTCCATACCTGACAAGCAGGTAGTAAAACACCTGAAGTTTGAGGTGGGCAACCTTGCAATGGTTATAGGAGGCCAGCACTCGGGAGAAACCGGTAAGATTATGGAGATCAGGGAAGTTAAGAGTTCCAGGCACAACACGGTAATGATTTCCGGGGAAACCGATTTCGAAACAATCGAAGACTACGTAATTGTTATCGGCGAGGACAAACCTGAAATTCGGCTTGGCGGTGAGATAAGTGAGTAA
- the rpl4p gene encoding 50S ribosomal protein L4, with translation MATAKTIDLTGRTVGEIELPAVFDADYRPDLIKKAVLAAQANRLQPYGPSLYAGMKTSATGWGSGRGVSHVPRLKNSSRAARVPHAKGGRRAHPPKPEADRSEKVNTKERRYAIRSAIAATIDPTLVNLRGHIFEAELPIVAVNDLENLERTKQVIEFLEAAGLYEDVLRAKYGRHIRAGRGKLRGRKYKHKKSVLIVAGENSPILKAARNLSGVDVVTVDSLNAELLAPGTHAGRLTVWTESAIGKLEGAFQ, from the coding sequence ATGGCTACAGCAAAAACCATAGACCTTACAGGAAGAACTGTAGGGGAAATCGAACTCCCTGCAGTGTTTGACGCAGATTATCGCCCTGACCTTATTAAAAAGGCAGTGCTTGCAGCCCAGGCAAACAGGCTTCAGCCCTACGGTCCCAGCCTCTACGCAGGTATGAAGACTTCGGCAACAGGCTGGGGTTCCGGAAGAGGCGTATCCCACGTTCCCAGGCTCAAAAACAGCAGCAGAGCTGCAAGAGTCCCGCACGCAAAGGGTGGAAGAAGGGCTCACCCGCCAAAACCGGAAGCTGACAGGAGCGAGAAGGTCAACACAAAAGAGCGCCGTTACGCAATCCGCTCGGCAATCGCAGCAACCATAGACCCTACCCTCGTAAACCTGAGAGGGCACATCTTTGAAGCCGAACTTCCGATTGTAGCAGTAAATGACCTTGAAAACCTTGAGAGGACAAAGCAGGTAATAGAGTTCCTTGAAGCTGCTGGTCTCTACGAGGACGTGCTCAGGGCAAAATATGGAAGGCACATAAGAGCCGGCAGAGGAAAGCTCAGAGGCAGGAAATACAAGCACAAGAAGAGTGTTCTGATTGTTGCAGGAGAAAACTCTCCTATCCTGAAGGCTGCAAGAAACCTGTCGGGAGTAGACGTCGTAACAGTAGACTCACTGAATGCCGAACTGCTCGCACCGGGTACGCACGCAGGTCGCCTTACTGTCTGGACAGAGTCTGCAATTGGAAAACTGGAGGGCGCATTCCAATGA
- the rplX gene encoding 50S ribosomal protein L24 has protein sequence MVSKQPRKQRKARYTAPLHIRQKFMGARLSEALAKQYGTRSAAVITGDTVKIMRGDFKGTEGKVQSVSLMDGTIAVDGVISTKVDGTEVPRPINPSNVMITKLEMKDGRRASSIKK, from the coding sequence ATGGTATCCAAACAGCCCAGAAAACAGAGAAAGGCAAGATATACCGCACCTCTCCATATCAGGCAGAAATTCATGGGTGCAAGGCTCAGTGAGGCACTTGCTAAGCAGTACGGCACAAGAAGTGCTGCAGTTATCACTGGCGACACAGTAAAGATCATGCGCGGAGACTTCAAGGGCACGGAAGGAAAAGTCCAGTCCGTATCTCTTATGGACGGCACTATTGCAGTGGACGGGGTCATTTCCACAAAAGTGGACGGCACCGAAGTCCCGAGGCCCATCAACCCCTCCAATGTTATGATCACAAAACTGGAAATGAAAGACGGGCGCAGAGCGTCAAGCATTAAGAAGTGA
- a CDS encoding 50S ribosomal protein L2, with translation MGKRLISQNRGRGTPTYRAPSHKYKADLRHPRVDENTSLQGEVIDIEHDPARSAPIAKVAFENGEELFLLASEGVAVGNIIECGDDAEVKPGNIVPIGNVPEGFFICNIESKPNDGGKFVRSSGVYATVVTHEPTRTAVSMPSGNIKWLNPKCRAVVGIVAGGGRVDRPWLKAGKKYHKMKTRAAKYPRVSAVAMNPRDHPFGGGAWKHPGKPTTVSRNAPPGRKVGLIAARRTGMKR, from the coding sequence ATGGGTAAAAGACTGATATCACAGAACAGGGGTCGAGGCACTCCTACCTACAGAGCTCCTTCTCACAAGTACAAGGCAGACCTGAGGCACCCCCGTGTGGATGAAAATACCTCCCTTCAGGGAGAAGTCATAGACATCGAGCACGACCCTGCACGTTCAGCCCCGATCGCAAAAGTTGCCTTTGAAAACGGAGAGGAACTTTTCCTTCTTGCGTCAGAAGGCGTTGCAGTAGGGAACATCATTGAATGCGGAGACGATGCCGAGGTAAAGCCCGGGAACATTGTTCCTATCGGAAACGTGCCTGAAGGTTTCTTCATCTGCAACATCGAATCAAAGCCAAACGACGGTGGCAAGTTTGTCCGTTCCTCCGGAGTATATGCAACCGTTGTGACCCACGAACCTACCAGAACTGCAGTATCCATGCCCTCAGGGAACATAAAGTGGCTTAACCCCAAATGCAGGGCAGTTGTAGGGATTGTTGCCGGCGGTGGCAGAGTGGACAGACCCTGGCTCAAAGCCGGGAAAAAGTATCACAAAATGAAAACAAGGGCTGCAAAGTATCCGAGGGTTTCAGCTGTTGCCATGAACCCGCGTGACCACCCGTTCGGTGGCGGTGCCTGGAAACACCCGGGGAAGCCAACTACTGTTAGCAGAAACGCCCCGCCCGGAAGAAAGGTCGGACTGATTGCAGCAAGAAGGACCGGAATGAAGCGCTGA
- the rpl14p gene encoding 50S ribosomal protein L14, producing MKGIRSNIPRALNAGAQIACVDNTGAKVVEIISVKKYRGVKNRMPCAGIGDMCVVSVKKGTPEMRKQILLAVVVRQKQEFRRPDGLHVSFEDNAMVITDEDGIPKGTDIKGPVAREVAERFPKIGTTASIIV from the coding sequence ATGAAAGGCATACGCTCAAACATCCCAAGAGCACTCAATGCAGGTGCCCAGATCGCCTGCGTGGACAACACAGGGGCTAAAGTAGTCGAGATCATTTCTGTCAAAAAGTACAGAGGCGTCAAGAACAGAATGCCCTGCGCAGGAATTGGGGATATGTGCGTTGTGTCCGTAAAAAAAGGCACACCTGAAATGAGGAAACAGATCCTCCTTGCAGTTGTTGTCCGCCAGAAGCAGGAATTCCGCCGCCCGGACGGTCTGCATGTCTCATTTGAAGACAATGCAATGGTGATCACGGACGAAGATGGAATCCCGAAAGGAACGGACATTAAAGGTCCTGTTGCCAGGGAAGTTGCAGAAAGGTTCCCCAAGATCGGGACCACCGCATCCATTATTGTCTGA
- a CDS encoding 50S ribosomal protein L5, whose translation MRTPMVEKVIVHMGVGESGQHLVNAEEILKTITGQEVVRCFAKRTLPAFSIKKNEPIGCKVTLRGQRAQEFLGTSFEIIEKTLSRAQFDSLGNVSFGIEEHTDFPGMRYDPNIGVFGMDVTVVLKRPGERICKRRIATRKIPTDHRVTVDDAIAFLNESYGVEVM comes from the coding sequence ATGCGCACCCCCATGGTTGAGAAAGTAATTGTCCATATGGGTGTTGGAGAAAGCGGTCAGCACCTTGTAAATGCCGAGGAAATCCTCAAGACCATCACAGGTCAGGAAGTCGTAAGGTGCTTTGCCAAAAGGACCCTTCCTGCATTCTCAATCAAGAAGAATGAACCCATAGGCTGCAAAGTAACCCTCAGGGGTCAGAGAGCCCAGGAATTTCTTGGGACCTCTTTCGAGATCATTGAAAAGACTCTCAGCAGGGCCCAGTTCGATTCCCTCGGGAATGTCTCTTTCGGAATTGAAGAGCACACTGATTTTCCGGGTATGAGATATGACCCTAATATCGGGGTTTTCGGAATGGACGTGACCGTTGTACTCAAGCGCCCGGGAGAAAGGATCTGCAAGAGGAGAATTGCAACCCGCAAGATCCCGACTGACCACAGGGTCACGGTGGATGATGCGATCGCTTTCCTTAACGAAAGTTACGGCGTGGAGGTCATGTAA
- a CDS encoding 50S ribosomal protein L22 → MARINYSINADPENTSKAMGSELHISPKKSREVCCKIKGMKASEARKFLEDVIAMKQAVPFKRHSEGAGHRKGPMAGGRYPVSASKEILKVLKNAESNAEYKGLEPANMYIIHAAIQRGRVIHGFMPRARGRASPKDTETVNIEMILSEVR, encoded by the coding sequence ATGGCAAGAATCAATTATTCAATCAATGCAGACCCTGAAAATACCTCTAAAGCAATGGGTTCCGAACTTCACATTTCTCCCAAGAAATCCCGTGAAGTCTGCTGCAAGATTAAGGGCATGAAAGCCTCTGAAGCAAGGAAGTTCCTCGAAGACGTAATTGCCATGAAACAGGCAGTTCCCTTCAAGAGACACAGTGAAGGAGCCGGTCACAGGAAAGGCCCCATGGCTGGAGGAAGATATCCTGTCAGTGCTTCTAAAGAGATCCTGAAGGTTCTTAAAAACGCAGAGAGCAATGCCGAGTATAAGGGTCTTGAACCTGCAAACATGTATATTATTCATGCTGCTATTCAGCGCGGAAGAGTAATTCATGGGTTCATGCCAAGAGCCAGAGGAAGGGCATCGCCCAAAGACACGGAAACTGTAAACATCGAGATGATCCTCTCCGAGGTGCGCTAA
- the rpl3p gene encoding 50S ribosomal protein L3: MASIHRPKRGSLAFSPRKRAKSHIPRFRAWPEATGEPKLQSFAGYKVGMTHVIMVDDIKNSLTQGMEISVPVTVIETPAIRVAAVRAYTEDSTGEKAIAEAWAADLDSELKRRIPIPAAGNQAEGLENIGKLIEEGRVSDIRAVTYTLPKSLTGVPKKVPDIMESGISAKDLGAKFEYAKSILGNLVNVTDVFKNGTVVDTAAITIGKGTQGPVKRWGIQLQKGKHSRQGSLRQIGTLGSFNPSRVSWRVPQMGQTGYHQRTEFNKRILKIGSDGEEVTPEGGFINYGLVRGDYVLIKGSVPGPSKRLIRLRDPIRAKKADLGEPNILYISRESKQG; encoded by the coding sequence ATGGCAAGCATACACCGACCAAAACGAGGTTCCCTCGCATTCAGTCCGCGCAAGAGGGCCAAGAGCCACATTCCAAGGTTCAGGGCCTGGCCGGAAGCTACGGGCGAGCCAAAGCTGCAGAGTTTTGCAGGCTATAAGGTGGGTATGACCCACGTGATCATGGTTGATGATATAAAGAACAGCCTTACCCAGGGTATGGAGATCTCCGTACCTGTAACTGTTATCGAAACTCCTGCAATAAGGGTCGCAGCCGTCAGGGCTTATACAGAAGACAGCACCGGGGAAAAGGCAATCGCTGAGGCATGGGCAGCAGACCTTGATTCTGAATTAAAGCGCAGGATACCCATCCCGGCAGCAGGCAACCAGGCTGAAGGTCTTGAAAATATCGGAAAACTGATCGAAGAAGGCAGAGTAAGCGACATAAGGGCAGTTACCTACACCCTTCCAAAAAGCCTTACTGGTGTCCCTAAAAAGGTTCCTGACATCATGGAATCCGGAATCAGTGCAAAAGACCTAGGCGCCAAATTCGAATACGCAAAATCAATTCTCGGAAACCTTGTAAACGTTACAGACGTTTTCAAGAACGGAACCGTTGTTGATACTGCCGCAATCACCATAGGTAAAGGTACCCAGGGTCCTGTAAAGCGCTGGGGCATTCAGCTGCAGAAAGGCAAGCACTCCAGGCAGGGAAGCCTCAGACAGATAGGTACTCTCGGTTCTTTCAACCCGTCTCGCGTCTCATGGAGAGTTCCGCAGATGGGCCAGACCGGATATCACCAGAGGACCGAGTTTAACAAGCGTATACTCAAGATCGGGTCCGACGGGGAAGAAGTAACTCCCGAAGGCGGGTTCATTAACTACGGCCTTGTCCGCGGCGATTATGTCCTGATAAAAGGCAGTGTTCCAGGGCCTTCCAAGAGGCTTATAAGGCTCAGAGATCCGATCAGAGCAAAGAAAGCCGACCTTGGCGAACCCAACATCCTGTACATAAGCAGGGAATCCAAGCAGGGGTGA
- a CDS encoding 30S ribosomal protein S19, whose protein sequence is MAKKSSSRLPKRKGEYTYRGKTVSELQELSLEEFAELLPSRERRSIKRGFTDGQKKVLHEFKEGKKIRTHHRDMIILPEMIGIAIEVHNGKEFVNVELQPEMIGHRFGEFAPTRSRVNHGSAGVGATRSSKFVPLK, encoded by the coding sequence ATGGCAAAAAAATCATCATCAAGGTTACCAAAGAGAAAGGGTGAGTATACCTACCGCGGGAAGACCGTCTCAGAACTTCAGGAACTGAGCCTTGAAGAGTTTGCGGAACTTCTGCCTTCAAGAGAGCGCAGGAGCATCAAACGCGGGTTTACCGACGGGCAGAAAAAAGTCCTGCATGAGTTCAAGGAAGGAAAGAAAATCAGGACCCATCACAGGGACATGATCATCCTTCCGGAAATGATCGGAATAGCTATCGAAGTCCACAACGGGAAGGAGTTTGTTAATGTAGAGCTCCAGCCTGAAATGATCGGGCACCGCTTCGGAGAATTCGCACCTACAAGATCCAGAGTTAACCACGGCAGTGCAGGTGTGGGAGCAACCCGTTCAAGCAAGTTCGTGCCGCTTAAATGA
- a CDS encoding 50S ribosomal protein L6, which yields MVKEIARTIEIPEGVSVSLSQDVFTAKGPKGTVERTFWYPGIKIEVREGEVVVDAESSRKEQKAMVGTFASHLKNLIIGVSEGFECKMNIVYAHFPMQVKVEGKTLVIGNFLGEKKPRIAKILGETKVKVSGNEIVVSGINKEDVGQTAANIEQKTKIKRFDPRIFQDGIYIVQKA from the coding sequence ATGGTTAAGGAGATTGCAAGAACAATAGAGATTCCTGAAGGAGTTTCCGTCTCTCTCTCTCAGGATGTTTTTACTGCGAAGGGTCCCAAAGGAACTGTCGAAAGAACGTTCTGGTACCCCGGAATCAAGATCGAAGTAAGGGAAGGCGAAGTGGTCGTTGACGCTGAATCCTCAAGGAAAGAGCAGAAAGCGATGGTAGGAACTTTTGCTTCCCATCTCAAGAACCTGATCATAGGCGTAAGTGAAGGCTTTGAGTGCAAGATGAACATTGTGTACGCTCACTTCCCCATGCAGGTAAAGGTTGAAGGCAAAACCCTGGTTATCGGGAACTTCCTTGGAGAAAAGAAGCCAAGAATTGCAAAAATCCTTGGTGAGACAAAAGTAAAGGTAAGCGGGAACGAAATTGTTGTTTCCGGTATCAACAAGGAAGATGTTGGGCAGACTGCCGCAAACATAGAACAGAAGACCAAGATTAAGAGGTTCGATCCAAGGATCTTCCAGGATGGAATCTACATAGTGCAGAAGGCCTGA
- a CDS encoding 30S ribosomal protein S3 produces MAIEKKFVNDGYVKASMDEYFAEQLNRAGYGGMELNRTPMGTQIIIYSEKPGMVIGKAGKVIRKLTRDVATKYNLENPQIDAQEVKKPELNAQMMASRLAASIERGWYFRKAGHNTIRAVMNAGALGCEVVISGKLTGARSRVEKFVDGYIKHSGHPVEEVVDEGFAVAIKKLGTLGCKVRIIQPGVVLPDSYKVRESVEIEEPAEKPAEKQVEKPAVAPKKEAAKAKAPAPAAAPEPAPTEEPEVAEPEEAEEAQVEASEDFEEAELIYVEGSEEVRRQVNGVWQHKHESYDYWHPMARVHKEAKE; encoded by the coding sequence ATGGCAATAGAGAAAAAGTTCGTCAATGACGGGTATGTCAAAGCTTCCATGGACGAGTATTTTGCAGAACAGCTCAACAGGGCTGGATACGGCGGCATGGAGTTAAACAGGACCCCAATGGGCACTCAGATTATTATCTACTCCGAAAAGCCTGGAATGGTAATCGGAAAAGCCGGGAAGGTCATCAGAAAACTTACCCGTGACGTTGCAACCAAATACAACCTCGAAAACCCGCAGATCGACGCTCAGGAAGTCAAGAAGCCCGAACTCAATGCCCAGATGATGGCATCAAGGCTTGCAGCTTCCATTGAGAGGGGCTGGTACTTCAGAAAGGCCGGTCACAACACCATCAGGGCAGTCATGAACGCAGGCGCACTTGGCTGTGAAGTCGTAATCTCCGGAAAACTTACCGGGGCAAGGTCAAGAGTCGAAAAATTCGTTGATGGGTACATAAAGCACTCCGGACACCCTGTGGAAGAAGTCGTGGACGAAGGGTTTGCAGTAGCAATTAAAAAGCTCGGGACCCTTGGCTGCAAAGTAAGGATTATTCAGCCTGGAGTTGTCCTTCCCGACTCATACAAAGTAAGGGAATCCGTCGAAATTGAGGAACCCGCTGAAAAGCCTGCTGAGAAACAGGTTGAGAAACCTGCCGTAGCTCCCAAAAAGGAAGCCGCAAAGGCAAAAGCTCCTGCTCCTGCAGCAGCACCTGAACCGGCACCCACAGAAGAACCTGAAGTTGCAGAGCCTGAAGAAGCTGAAGAAGCCCAGGTCGAGGCATCCGAAGACTTTGAAGAAGCTGAACTTATCTATGTAGAGGGCTCAGAAGAAGTCCGCAGGCAGGTCAACGGCGTCTGGCAGCACAAACATGAGAGCTATGATTACTGGCACCCCATGGCAAGAGTCCACAAGGAGGCTAAGGAATAA
- a CDS encoding 50S ribosomal protein L32e, whose translation MAEDNKVEGTTVSLDMDPESRRLFNVRKVLKGKKPQFKRTCSHKFKKLDDNWRRPRGSQGKQRRKYAAKGALAQVGYGSPAAVKGLHPSGYSDVLISSIAELELVDPSFEAIRIAGKIGAKKKALIIAKAEEAGIKVLNPGRSE comes from the coding sequence ATGGCAGAAGACAATAAAGTTGAAGGTACCACGGTCTCCCTTGATATGGATCCTGAATCCAGGCGTTTGTTCAATGTGAGAAAGGTTCTTAAAGGAAAGAAACCCCAGTTCAAGAGAACCTGCAGCCACAAATTCAAAAAACTTGACGACAACTGGAGGCGCCCCAGAGGTTCTCAGGGTAAGCAGCGCAGAAAGTATGCTGCAAAAGGAGCTCTTGCCCAGGTAGGGTACGGAAGCCCGGCAGCGGTAAAGGGCCTGCACCCCTCGGGTTATTCTGATGTTCTTATTTCCAGCATTGCAGAGCTTGAGCTTGTTGACCCGTCTTTCGAAGCAATAAGAATTGCAGGAAAGATCGGTGCAAAAAAGAAAGCTCTCATTATTGCAAAAGCCGAAGAAGCCGGGATTAAAGTCCTGAACCCTGGAAGGAGTGAGTAA
- the rnp1 gene encoding ribonuclease P protein component 1, giving the protein MRSKVEILPSTLIFHELIGLEIKVSNSTNPSLIGIRGRVINETKNMLVVENSESRELKIPKADSEFVFRIPAELSEKGRRSDIFVKIQGNLLLSQPENRIKNIKKLRKWG; this is encoded by the coding sequence ATGAGATCTAAAGTGGAAATTCTGCCTTCGACTCTTATCTTTCATGAACTGATAGGGCTCGAAATTAAGGTGAGTAATTCCACTAATCCATCATTAATCGGAATCCGGGGCAGAGTAATCAACGAGACGAAAAATATGCTTGTGGTAGAAAACTCAGAGTCCCGGGAACTGAAGATTCCCAAGGCGGATTCGGAATTTGTTTTCCGGATCCCTGCCGAGCTCTCAGAAAAAGGCCGCAGATCCGATATATTCGTTAAAATTCAGGGAAACCTGCTGCTCTCACAACCCGAAAATCGGATCAAGAACATTAAAAAGCTACGTAAATGGGGCTAA
- a CDS encoding 30S ribosomal protein S14 has protein sequence MTDSIDKSGRGVNECKRCGRKQGLVRKYDIYLCRHCFREIAHEMGFEKYS, from the coding sequence ATGACAGATTCTATAGACAAGTCCGGAAGAGGAGTTAACGAGTGCAAGCGGTGCGGTAGAAAGCAGGGTCTTGTCCGCAAATACGACATTTACCTCTGCAGGCACTGCTTCAGGGAGATTGCCCACGAGATGGGCTTTGAGAAGTATTCTTAA